The Bacteroides fragilis NCTC 9343 genome includes the window GCAGTCATCCGTGGAAAAAGGATGTGGGGAAACCACTCCGCATGCTTGGAAAACAACATCGAAAAAGTCTCTGAAAAGACCCGTGTTTAACGAGATATGGTACACATAATGCCAGCTTGACCTGACACAGAAACCTTATCCTGCCAATTCCGCCCTGTACTCCATCGGCGAAACCCCTTCGTGTCGCTTAAAATACCTACCCAGATACGACTGGTCGGGAAAATTCAGCCGGTCTGCTATCTCCTGAATACTGAGATCGGTCGATTGGAGGAGTACCTTTATTTCAAGTGCCGTAAAATCATCAATCACTTTTTTGGCCGAATGACCTGTCAGCGAACGACAGATGCTCGTCAGGTACTTAGTAGAAATACAGAGTTTGCCTGCATAGAAAACGACATCCCGTTGCGAACAGCAATATTCGTGCACCAGAGCAACGAACTTATGAAAAAGTTCGTTCGGACGACTGCCGCCCTCAATCTCTTTATGGGTGAAAAGGCGGTGTACTTTGTCGTATACATCAAGCAGGAAACTTTGCAGGTGATTGCGCGCTATCTGGTTGCGGAAACGATGATCGGTATCGGCATAAATAGCAGACGTAGCATGCAGGAGACCGTTAATGGGGGCGGTAAATTCGGAAGGAAGTGTATAACAGGGCTTCTCTTTTATAAAATGAAAAAAGGAGGGTTCAAAACGGATACAAGCCTCACGAAACATTTCAATATGTGAAGCGAAAAAGGAGACCCGAAAATCATCGCTCTTCTCATCAAGGCTGATAACAGCTCCCGGAAGGAGTACAACCTGGGTATTTACCGTTATCTCGTATTTCTTCAGATCGATGGCCATTGTACCACGGCCGGCACGGCAATAAAGGATAATGGCACAATTGAGTTTATGCAAACGGTTGTAAAAGGGAGAAAAATCATCGGTCCCTGCCACAAACGGCTGGTCGAGCGTGAGGGTAAGCGGGTTTCTTTTTTCCATATCATGTTCTTTATTTTGCCTACAAAAGTAGGTCTTTTTAGTGAATTAGCCCGCATACTGTTCCGATAATGAACAATACTGGGGCGGGTATGAAAAGCAGTCGACAGTGAAAACGCTCTACCTTTGCCACGACAAAATTAAATAGGAATTATGATTGAAAAGGTTAGTAAAGTAAAGCAGGCTATATTATTCGCCTGCTGTTTGGCCGCCACCGGATGCAAGCAAGCACCGCAGGCAACTGTAGAATCGGGATACAAAGTAATAACCCTTGCGCCTACCGACCGGACGCTATCGAGTACGTACTCGGCAACAATACGCGGACGCCAAGACATCGAAATCTATCCGCAAGTGAGCGGTACACTGACACAGGTGTGTGTCAGCGAAGGAGAACGGGTAAAACGGGGACAGTCGTTGTTCATCATCGACCAAGTGCCTTACGAAGCTGCCCTGCAGACAGCATTGGCAAACGTGGAAGCAGCCAAAGCCTCACTGGCTACAGCACAA containing:
- a CDS encoding AraC family transcriptional regulator; translation: MEKRNPLTLTLDQPFVAGTDDFSPFYNRLHKLNCAIILYCRAGRGTMAIDLKKYEITVNTQVVLLPGAVISLDEKSDDFRVSFFASHIEMFREACIRFEPSFFHFIKEKPCYTLPSEFTAPINGLLHATSAIYADTDHRFRNQIARNHLQSFLLDVYDKVHRLFTHKEIEGGSRPNELFHKFVALVHEYCCSQRDVVFYAGKLCISTKYLTSICRSLTGHSAKKVIDDFTALEIKVLLQSTDLSIQEIADRLNFPDQSYLGRYFKRHEGVSPMEYRAELAG